Genomic DNA from Mesorhizobium sp. 131-2-1:
CGGCCGATCCAGTCGTCGGCATAGCGATTGGCGAAGAAAGAGCCGTGGCCGCAATCGTGCTGGATCATGAAAATCCGCACCAGAAAGCCGGCCGCCGGAACGATCAGGATCAAACCCCACCAATGACCGTAGGAATAGGCGGCCGAAGACAGCGCCCAGAGCGTGACGAAAGGGATGAGGGTGATGGCGAGCTCGATGGCGCTGCGCCGCCGGTCAGGCTTCTTGTAACGCGCCAGGATCTTCAACCAGGCGCGCTTGCTGTTGGCCGCCGTCTCGGGGGAAATCATATTCATCAGGAACCATAGGCAGAGCTTCTCGCCGCCGCAAGGCGTGGTTCACGCGAAATTACTGCGCGTAATTGTCACGCGATGTCCGCGTGTGGTGATCTACTGGCGGCGATCGCTGCTGGCGATGCCGGCTTCGATGCCGTCCAGGCGGTCCAGAAGCTCGCGAAAGTGCTCGGGTATGTCGCTCTCCAGGCGAAACGACGGCAGCGTGCGTAGAAAGCGCATCGTCGCCTCATTGCCGAACTGCCGCTTGATATCAGCGGCCAGCTCAGCGCGCTTATCGCCCTTGTTGCCGGTCATCGTCCCAAAACATCCTGTGTTGGTTTCGAAACTCCCTCAACCCGACAATGGTTCCCGCACCATCGCTTTCTTGCAAGTGAAGCCGGTGGTTAGGGTAAAATTTGATTTAATAGCGAATGGGTCGCTTCAGGCGCCTAAGAACACCGCCGGGGCGCTTGCCCCTTGATTTTTGGCCTTCAAACCTCGATATCGGGCGCAAATCCACACCATTCGGAATGACGGGAAACGGCGATGAGCGACCAGGCAAAAGACGAACGCGCGCCCGAGGATATGGAGCCCACCGAGGCGGGCGGCGAACGTACGCAAGGCAGCGTCGACGGCGACTACGAGGCGCTGGTGCGGCTGCTGAAGGAAAACGAGGAATTGAAGGACCGCGCGCTTCGCGTCGCGGCCGAGATGGAGAACCTGCGACGCCGCACCGCGCGCGACGTGCATGACGCGCGCGCTTATGCGGTGGCCAATTTCGCCCGCGACATGCTGTCGGTGTCGGACAATCTGCGTCGCGCGCTGGACGCCATTCCGGCCGAGGCCATGGCGTCGGGCGATGCCGGCTTCAAGGCGCTGATCGAAGGCGTCGACCTTACCGAGCGCGCCATGCTTGCGGCGCTGGAGCGGCATGGGGTGAAGAAGCTCGTGCCGGAAGGTGAGAAGTTCGACCCGAACTTCCATCAGGCGATGTTCGAGGTGCCCAATCCCGACGTTCCCGCCGGCACCGTCGTTCAGGTCGTGCAGCCGGGCTATTCGATCGGCGAGCGGGTTCTCAGGCCCGCCATGGTCGGCGTCGCCAAGGGCGGTCCGAAGGCCGCTGCCGCCGAGGCGCCGGTCGAGCCGGGGCCGGTGAACGAGCAGGCCGAGAAGGATGCGTGAGTAGGATTAGGGATTAGGCAGTAGGCAGTAGGGAAATCAAGGTGGTCGTATGAATCGCGCGGCTTCGTGCTAATCATATTCCCAAACCTCCCAATCCCTACTGCCTAATCCCTACTGCCTCATGCCCTTGAACCCCATCGAGCTTCTCGACTATGCCGGCGTCGCCGTCTTCGCGGCGACCGGTGCGCTTGCCGCCTCGCGCAAGCAACTCGACATCATCGGCTTCCTGTTCCTGGCCTGCGTCACCGGCATCGGTGGCGGCACGTTTCGCGACGTCATCCTCAACCTGCCGGTGTTCTGGGTCGCCAACCGCGACTATGTGCTGATTTGCGTGGTGGTCGCGGTGCTGGTCTTCTTCAGCGCCCATCTGGTCGAATCCCGCTACAAATTGCTGCTTTGGCTCGATGCGATCGGCCTCGCCGCCTTCTCGGTGATGGGCGCCGCCAAGGGCCTCGCCATTACCGGCTCGCCGGTCGTCGCCACCATCACCGGCGTGCTGACCGCCACTTTCGGCGGCATCCTGCGCGATCTGCTGGCGGGGGAGCCATCGGTGCTTCTGCGCCCCGAGATCTACGTCACGGCGGCGCTGGCGGGGGCGGCGCTTTTCACCGTCGGCGACCTTGCCGGACTGCCGCCGCTGGCGGCGGGCCTGTTGGGTTTCGCCGCGGCATTCGTGGTGCGCGGCGGCGCGCTCAAATTCGGCTGGGCCTTCCCGTCCTACAAGAGCCGGCCGGGACGGCGGCCGGAGGATATTCCCTGAGAGAGGGATTAGGGATTAGCGAATAGTCAGTAGTCAGTGGAGCGTGAATATGACGTCTTCACTACTGCCTACTGCCTACTGCCTACTGCCTACTCGCGTCACGCCGCGAAGCGCTGGGCTTCCCCGCCATAGTAGTTGACGTAGCGCGCGCCGATCTCCTTGACCGGCATGACGACGAAGACGTCGACGGTCGAGAATTCGTGATCGATGACGCAGCCGTCGCCGATGCGGGCGCCGACGCGCAGGTAGCCCTTGACCAGCGGCGGCATCGCCGCGATCGCGGCCTTGGCGTTGACCGCCTCGATCGGCATCAGGTCCATGGCGCAGTAGCGGCCGGCGACCGCCTTGACGTCCCAGGCCGAATTGGTGCGGCAGTGATGGGCGAGATAGGTCAGCGCCTCGGCATGCGCCGCCGGCACGATGCCGTGGAACGAGGCGCAGCCGGTCATCACGCCGATGCCATAGTGGTTGATGTAGGCCCAGATGCCTTGCCACAACGCCTCGATGGTGCGCTTGGAGCGGTATTCCGGCAGGACACAGGAGCGGCCGAGCTCGAGGAAACGCTGGCCGGGATGACGGGCGATCAGCTTGGTCAGCTCGAATTCGCCCTCGGAATAGAAGCCGCCGGCCGTCGCCGCGATCTCCTGCCGCAGCAGCCGGTAGGTGCCGACGATGCGGCGGTGTTCAGGGCCGGGGAGGGAGGTGTCGAACACCAAAAGGTGATCGCAGAGCGGGTCGAAACGGTCGGCGTCGCGCCGGTCCTGCGCCTGGAACAGGTCCTTCCGGGCGCCAAGCTCGTCATAGAATACCCGGTAGCGCACTTCCTGGGCGGCGGCGATCTCGGCTTCGTTGCGGGCAAGCCGCACTTCGAGATTGCCGATGCGGCCGAGAGGGGCGCCTGTTGCGACGGCATCGGCGGTCCGCGCGGCGAGCAGGGCGCCGCCGGCGTTCGGCCGAGTGTCACATTCCGGCATAACTGTATGCACGAGTGATTCTCCTTCGAGCCATCCCTCTTGGCACGGGGATACGGTGTAGGTGCAACAGGATTGTGACAGTACCGTGATACGCATCAGCGGGCAATACTTCGTCGGCTGGCGAATGCCCTCAACCGGCTACCTTTAGCTGGGCAAAGCCAGGCAATCCAAGGCGTGTGCGAAGGGCAAAAAATTCAGGCCGCGACCTGCGCCTCGACAGCGCTGACCAGGGCGTCCGGGTCGAGCGGCTTGGTGACGAAGCCGCTGGCGCCGTGCGCCAGCACGGTATGGCGGGTCTTTTCCTGGCTATCCGCCGACAGCACCATGATCGGAACGGGCGGCACGGCCAGCGCCTCCTCGTGGCGGCGGATGGCGGCGATGGCGTCCAGCCCGTCCATGACCGGCATGTGCAGATCCATCAGCACCACGTCGAAGCGGTGCTTCAGGCCGGCATCGGTGACGGCCTCGACGGCGGCCTTGCCGTTGCCGACCACCTTGACACGATGCCCGGCTTTCAAAAGCGTGGCGCGGGCGAGCATGGCGTTGATGTCGTTGTCCTCGGCGATCAGCACCGACAGACCCTGATCGGCACGGCGACCACCGGCGCGCACTGGCGGCGCGCCGTGCTTGTCGG
This window encodes:
- the grpE gene encoding nucleotide exchange factor GrpE; amino-acid sequence: MSDQAKDERAPEDMEPTEAGGERTQGSVDGDYEALVRLLKENEELKDRALRVAAEMENLRRRTARDVHDARAYAVANFARDMLSVSDNLRRALDAIPAEAMASGDAGFKALIEGVDLTERAMLAALERHGVKKLVPEGEKFDPNFHQAMFEVPNPDVPAGTVVQVVQPGYSIGERVLRPAMVGVAKGGPKAAAAEAPVEPGPVNEQAEKDA
- a CDS encoding GNAT family N-acetyltransferase; translation: MPECDTRPNAGGALLAARTADAVATGAPLGRIGNLEVRLARNEAEIAAAQEVRYRVFYDELGARKDLFQAQDRRDADRFDPLCDHLLVFDTSLPGPEHRRIVGTYRLLRQEIAATAGGFYSEGEFELTKLIARHPGQRFLELGRSCVLPEYRSKRTIEALWQGIWAYINHYGIGVMTGCASFHGIVPAAHAEALTYLAHHCRTNSAWDVKAVAGRYCAMDLMPIEAVNAKAAIAAMPPLVKGYLRVGARIGDGCVIDHEFSTVDVFVVMPVKEIGARYVNYYGGEAQRFAA
- a CDS encoding trimeric intracellular cation channel family protein; protein product: MNPIELLDYAGVAVFAATGALAASRKQLDIIGFLFLACVTGIGGGTFRDVILNLPVFWVANRDYVLICVVVAVLVFFSAHLVESRYKLLLWLDAIGLAAFSVMGAAKGLAITGSPVVATITGVLTATFGGILRDLLAGEPSVLLRPEIYVTAALAGAALFTVGDLAGLPPLAAGLLGFAAAFVVRGGALKFGWAFPSYKSRPGRRPEDIP